In Parus major isolate Abel unplaced genomic scaffold, Parus_major1.1 Scaffold723, whole genome shotgun sequence, the genomic window GGAATGCCGGGGATCTCGGGAATCACAGGAATCTCAGGAATGCCGGGAATCTCGGGAATCCCAGGAATGCCGGGAATCCCAGGAATGCTGGGAATGCCGGGAATCCCAGGAATCTCGGGAATCTCGGGAATCCCAGGAATCTTGGGAATGCCGGGAATCTTGGGAATGCCAGGAATCTTGGGAATCCCAGGAATGCTGTGaatcccagaaatcccaggAATCTCGGGAATGCCAGGAATGCCGGGAATCCCAGGAATCCCAGGAATCTCGGGAATCTCGGGAATTTTGGGAATGCCGGGAATCCCAGGAATGCTGGGAATCCCAGGCATCTCAGGAAtcccgggaattccgggaatcCCAGGAATGCCGGGAATCTTGGGAATGCCAGGAATGCTGGGAATCCCAGGAATGCCAGGAATCTTGGGAATCCCAGGAATCCCAGGAATCTCGGGAATGCCGGGGATCCCAGGAATCCCAGGAATCTCGGGAATCCCGGGAATTTTGGGAATCCCAGGAATCTCGGGAATCTCGGGAATCCCGGGAATCTCGGGAATCCCAGGAATCTCGGGAATCCCAGGAATGCCGGGAATGCTGGGAATGCCAGGAATCCTGGGATTCTCGGGAATGCCGGGAATCTCAGGAATGCCGGGAATCCCGGGAATCCCAGGAATGCCGGGAATCCCAGGAATGCCAGGAATCCCAGGAATCTCAGGAATCCCAGGAATCTCAGGAATCCCAGGAATCTCAGGAATCCCAGGAATCTCGGGAATGCCGGGAATCTCAGGAATCCCGGGAATCCCAGGAATCTTGGGAATCCCGGGAATCTCGGGAATCCTCCCGAGCCACGGAATATTCCAGGAATTTCAGGAGAATCCTGGGATTTTCATTCCCAGAATCCTGGGATTTTCATTCCAGGAATTTTGGGAGAATCCCGGTGATCCATTCCCGGTGATCCATTCCCGGTGTTTCCTGGTGATCCATTCCTGGTGATCCATTCCTGGTGATCCGTTCCCGGTGATCCGTTCCCGGTGATCCGTTCCCGGTGATCCA contains:
- the LOC107199445 gene encoding LOW QUALITY PROTEIN: collagen alpha-5(IV) chain-like (The sequence of the model RefSeq protein was modified relative to this genomic sequence to represent the inferred CDS: substituted 1 base at 1 genomic stop codon), whose protein sequence is MVQQFGVDFEKRIEGSGDQVDTLELSGGARINRIFHERFPFELVKVSPGIPGMPGIPGMPGISGITGISGMPGISGIPGMPGIPGMLGMPGIPGISGISGIPGILGMPGILGMPGILGIPGMLXIPEIPGISGMPGMPGIPGIPGISGISGILGMPGIPGMLGIPGISGIPGIPGIPGMPGILGMPGMLGIPGMPGILGIPGIPGISGMPGIPGIPGISGIPGILGIPGISGISGIPGISGIPGISGIPGMPGMLGMPGILGFSGMPGISGMPGIPGIPGMPGIPGMPGIPGISGIPGISGIPGISGIPGISGMPGISGIPGIPGILGIPGISGILPSHGIFQEFQENPGIFIPRILGFSFQEFWENPGDPFPVIHSRCFLVIHSW